The window CTTCAGCTCGTACTTCTCGCCACCGACGACGACGGTGTGGCCGGCGTTGTTGCCGCCGTTGGGCTTGACCACGTAGTCAACTTCGCCGCCCAGGATGTCGGTGGCCTTACCCTTGCCTTCATCGCCCCACTGGGCACCGACGATCACGATTGCAGCCATTATTGGGTCACTTCCGCTCAAGTTTCGGGAACGCGTGGCCGGGTGCAGCCACAGACGGCTTATCATTCTACTACCTCGCGGACTCCTTGTAGTATCAAACCTCATGCGAATGGTGATCCTGCGCTGTGGCGACGTCGAAGTTCCGGCCGGTCTGCCCGGCACCGTGGTGTCCCTCCCGGCGATTCCGGGGCGACGCGATCTCTCGCTTCTCGACGCCGCCGCGGCCGAACTCCTCCCCGAGGATCCGACGCCCTCGCTGGACGACATCGCCCGGCAGCCCGACGTCGAGCACCTCACGACCCCGGCCCTCGCCCCGCAGGCCCCGTACCTGCCGGAGCCGCTGCGCGTGGTGGTCGTGGGCACGGACGCGGCCCTGTCGGCTGTGCTCACCCGCATGATGCGCGGCGACTACCTGTGGGCGGAGGTCGCGTTCGTGCCGGTCGGCGAGTCCGTCGCCGCCCGGAACTGGGGGCTGGACGAGCCCTGGTCCACCGCCCTGGGCGGCACGGTGCGTCCGGTGCCGCTCATCCGCACTGACCTGGGCATTGCCGTCGCCGGCTCGGCCACGATCACCAACTGGGAGCCCGGGGAGATCACCGCGGAGATCATCGTCAACGACCATGTGCTGCTCCGCCACGAGGGACGTGAGGACGTGCTCTTCGACGGCGTCTTCGGCGCCCGCCTCGTCCCCATGCTCGACGCCCCCGGCATCGCCGCGGTGCAGATGCGCGAGCCGGAGAACCTGGAACTGACCTTCCGCCAGCGCCTGGCGCACCGCTTCAGCGGGTCGACCCCGCTGGACCCCTCGTCTCTGGCCACGGGGCGTGCGGTGCAGGCCGGGGGCCCGGCCCTGGCGGTGACCGTGGACGGTGTGCGTCACCGGCGCCCGCTGGAGCGCTCCACTTTCTACCGTCACCTGAGGGACCTTCAAATCGTGCGCCCCTAATGTGATTAGAATCACAAAAGAAGTTCGGGCGGTGATGGCGGAAAGATGTGGTCGCCGTCACAATCGGGTGTGCGCGGGCGTCCGGAATCCGCAGCGACCTGACCAGCGGAATCCATCAATGTCCAGATATGTGCCCAGTCCAGCGGCCGGATTGTAGCCTCCCGTCCTGCGAATGCAACACCCCTCCGCAGAACCGGGTTTTTCGTGGCAGAGCCCCGCAACCGTTCCTACGCTCGGGATCACAACCACCCCGAAAGGAACAGCGCCATGAACCGCAACATCGCAGACCTCGTCAACGCCACCGCCTACGACCGCGACGGCGAGAAACTCGGCTCCGTCAAGGAGGTCTACATCAACGACTCCACCGGTCAGCCCGACTTCGTCGAGGTCGGCCACGGCCTCTTCGGCATGAGCTCCAGCATTGTCCCCCTCCGCGGCCACCGCCTCGACGGGGAGAACCTCCAGCTCGCGTTCTCCAAGGAGCACATCAAGGACGCGCCCGACATCGACGACGACGCCCACCTCTCCGAGGAGGACCACGCCACCATCTACCGCCACTTCGGCCTGGACGGCACCCCGGACTCCGAGGTCTACGAGCGCCACGTCTTCGAGGACGACTACGCCGGCGACCGCTTCGACCACGACCGTGACCTGGAGCGCGACCTCCGTGACGCCGAGCGCCATGACCTCCACGACGCGGAACTGCGCGGGACCGACCGGGACGTCCCCGTGACTCCCCCGGCGCCGGGCACCGACGTCCACGGTTTCGGCGACTACAACCGCGAGACCGACGCCCCCGCCGACCGCCTACGTGCGGAGTCCGACCGCGAGCTGGGCCTCGACCGCACCCCCGAGGACCGTGCCGCCCGCGGCACCAGCGCCTACGGCATGAGCGACGAGCCGCGCGAGCAGTACCGCGACTACGAGACCGCCGAGCGCGACTACGCCAAGGAGACCCGCGCCCACCAGAACGACGACGCCGACCGCGGCCGCGCGGAGGCCGAGCACGACGCCCGGGAGCAGCGCGGCGTCCGCCTGCGCCGCTACCGCGTGCAGCCGGTCGACGACCGGGTCGACCCGCCGATGCGCGAGCAGCACGACCCGCGCGACCTCGGCAACGTCGACGCCGACGGCCGCCCGCTCGACGAAGGCGACGAGCACATCCCCCGCTCCCGCTTCTGAGCCGGCCCACCCGAAGCCCCCTGTGATGATTCCCACACAGGGGGCTTTTCGACGCCACCCGTTCCCCCATCCACCACAACGTGCGGCCACCTTTTCAACCCCACCCCGCCCACCTGCAGTATCCATGCCCGTCGACACATATTCCCAGTTGAGAGGCGGGATTCTAGTCCACTTTCCCCGGAATGCAATACCCCGTACCGGGACGCCACAGGACAGTGGCGCGTATCACAACAACCCACTAAACTCGACTTTATCCGTAGATATTCTACGGTGCCAGATTCGAGAGGAACGACATCATGAACCGCCGTATCGCAGACCTCGCCGCCGCCACCGCCTACGACCGTGAGGGCGAGAAGCTCGGCTCCGTCACCGAGGTCTACATCAACGACACCACCGGGCAGCCCGACTTCGTCGAGGTCGCCCACGGACTCTTCGGCATGGACTCCAGCATCGTCCCCCTTCGCGGCCACCGCCTCGACGGGGAGGACCTCCACCTCGCCTTCACCCGGGACCGCATCAAGGACGCCCCCGACATCGACGACGAGGCACACCTCAGCGATGAGGAGCAGGAGCGCTTCATCTGCCACTTCGGACTCGCCGGCACCACCGGCTCCGAGGCCTACGAGGCCTTCGACTTCCCCAGCACCCTCGCCCCCGGCGTCGCGGTCCACGGCTTCGGCGACTACAACCCCGTCGCGGACGCCTCCGCCGACCGGATGCGCGCCGACTCCGACCACAAGCTCGGACTCGACCTCACCCCCGAGGACCGGGCCGCCCGCGGCACCAGCGCCCACGGCATGAGCGACGAGCCGCGCGAGCAGTACCGCGACTACGAGACGGCCGAGCGTAAGTACGCCAAGGAGGCCCGCGCCCACCAGAACGACGACGCCGACCGCGGTCGCGCGGAGGCCGCCCGCGACAAGGAGCGGCGGGGAGCCCGTCTGCTCCGCTTCCGCAACCGGGGTGCCGAGGCCAGCTGACCGTTCACTGATCCCCGATGCCCGGCCACATCTCCGGCGGGTAGCCGGGGGTCTGTGACGTCGGGGCCAGCGCGGAGGTGGCGGACTCCCGCGACCATCCGCACACCTCGAGCAGGTCCACCGTGATCGAGCGGGCCTGGGCGAGAATGACGTACTCGGAGAGCACCGCCCCCTCGCTGACGGCGTCGATGCCGGTGCGGGAACCGATCACCTGCAGACGACGCACCAGGTCCGGGATGTCCTGCGCCTCGTTGGAGGGGGTGCGCACGTCGAAGACGTCCGAGAGCGACGCCGCGACGTCGGCCAGTTCGTCGACGATGTTGACCAGGCGGGTCGACGCCGTGTCGCGGTCCCTGCACAGCACCTGCGCCCGGCGGGCCAGCACCCGGCTGTTCCGGATCATCGACTCGACGGCCGGCAGTATGCGCTCGAGGGAGCGGACCCGCCGCCGGGAGCCCCACAGCAGCGGGGACAGCAGCGTCAGCTCCCGGCCGACCTCCGCGGCGGAGAGCATGTTGTTGATGTCGGCCTGCGTGTCGTGGACGGCCTCCAACGCCTGGTCCAGGGCGTCGGCGTCACGGGTGTCGAGGGCGAGGGCGACGTCGTCAAGCACGGAGGAACCGATGCCCAGCAGCTTCGAGACCTCCTCCCGCCCCGAGTTCACGGGGGAGGACGGCAGCAGCGCGATGGTGAGCAGACCGATCGCCGCGCCCACGAAGGCGTCGAGCATGCGGTCGGGGCCGCCGCCCTCCGTGCCGGGCGGCAGGATCGTGGCGATGAGGATCGAGCCGATCGCCGCCTGGTTGCTCACCAGCGGCGACTTCGACAGGAACGACGCCACCAGCAGGGAGATTCCCACGATGAGCGGGATCTTCCACAGGCCGTCGGGCGTGTAGTGGACGAGCAGATCGCCGAGACCGACGCCGACGACGACGCCGAAGGACAGCTCCAGGGCCCGCCGGATGCGGTCGCCGCCGGTGAGCCCCAGGATGATGATCACCGTGATCGGCGCGAAGAACGGGACCGGATGCCCGATGAGGGACTGCGCCACCCAGAACGACACCCCCGCGGCCACCGCGACCTGCACGATCCGGAAGAAGCGCTTCCGCACGCGCAGCGCCCGGGACTCCAACGAGCCCTCGAGCTGGCGGAGACGTTCCAGGGTGCCGATTCTCAGTTTGGCCATGCACCGATACTAAGCGCAGAAAGCCCCGCACAGGGCGGGGCTTTCCTCGGGTGGAGAAGACTACTTGACGGTCTTGCCCACGGAGTGCAGGTCCTGGCAGGCCTCGATGACGCGCTCAGCCATCGACTGCTCGGCCTTCTTCAGGTAGGAACGCGGGTCGTAGGCCTTCTTGTTGCCCACCTCGCCGTCGATCTTGAGGACGCCGTCGTAGTTCTGGAACATGTGCGTGACGATCGGACGGGTGAACGCGTACTGGGTGTCCGTGTCGACGTTCATCTTGATGGTGCCGTAACGCAGCGCCTCCTCGATCTTCTCCTTCTCGGAGCCGGAGCCACCGTGGAAGACGAAGTCGAACGGCAGGGCGTCGTCGCCCAGACCCAGCTTGCGGCGGGCCACCTTCTGGCCCTCGAGCAGGACCTCCGGACGCAGCTTCACGTTGCCCGGCTTGTACACGCCGTGGACGTTGCCGAAGGTCGCGGCCAGCAGGTAGCGGCCGTTCTCACCGGTGCCGATGGCGTCGATGGTCTTCTCGAAGTCCTCCTCGGTGGTGTAGAGGTTGGCGCCGGCCTTGGCCTCGACACCGTCCTCCTCGCCGCCGACGACACCGATCTCGATCTCGAGGATAATGTTCGCCTTGCGGGACTTCTCCAGCAGCTCCTTCGCGATCTCCAGGTTCTCGTCGATCGGGACAGCGGAACCGTCCCACATGTGGGACTGGAAGAGCGGGAGCTCACCGGCGTCGACGCGCTCCTGGGAGATGGCCAGCAGCGGGCGCACGAACTCGTCGAGCACCTCCTTCTGGCAGTGGTCGGTGTGCAGGGCGACGTTGACGCCGTAGTGCTTGGCGGCCTCATGCGCGAAGGAGGCCAGGGCGACGGCGCCGGCGACCTTGTTCTTCACGGACAGACCGGAGCCGAATTCGGCGCCACCGGTGGAGAACTGGATGATGCCGTCGGACTCGGCCTCGGCGAAGCCGCGGAGAGCGGCGTTGATGGTCTCCGAGGAGGTGCAGTTGATGGCCGGGAAGGCGTAGCCGCCCTCCTTGGCCCTGTCGAGCATCTCGTTGTAGATTTCGGGAGTCGCGATAGGCATAGGGTGATCCTCCGGGTTAGCAAACAGGTCCGTATACCAGTATGCCTCCCTTTGGCCTCCCGCGCTCGCAACAGAGGGCGGAAAACCCGCGTCACCTCCCCCCCCGCCCCGCGCGCGGGGATCAGGACCGCTGGGTCTCCGCGTAGGTGGACACCCGGGCGGCGGCCTCCAGCAGCATCCAGCCGGAGAGCTGGACGGAGAGATCGCGTTCGTCGATACGCAGGACGCCGAGGGCCTCCGGCAGTGACGACGGCGCCAGGCCGAAGTTGTGCGGCAGGCGGGCGTCGGCGGTCCAGTCGGTGGCGAAGACGGGCAGGCCGTCCACCTCGAGGCGGCGGTTCCACACGGACTCCGCCGAGGAGAGGACCAGGCGGGCGGCGATCTTCTTCGCGGCCCGGTTGGCGGCGTTGTCGGAGGGCAGGCGCACCGCGACGTCCGCGAGGTAGCGCGCGAGGATTCCCTTGAACAGGCCGCCGTCGCCATCGCCGGTCTGCCAGTCGATGATGCCCGCGGGGGTGGCCATGTGGACCGCCACCGCCTGCACCAGCGAGCGGATGCGGGTGATGTACGGCATGGCCTCGTCGACCGCGTCGGCGTCGGCCATGTCGAGGATGCCGTCGGCGTGGGCGAAGCCGGCCTTCTCCCGCAGGGCGAGGGCGATCTCCAGGTTCGCGCCGAGGGTCACCCCCTGGCAGTACGGGTGGAGGTTCTCCACCAGCTCGGGGCCGTGCATGCGCATGCGGATGCCGTCCATGACGAGGCCGTCGTCGTTGATGAGGTTCCCGTGGATCCACTCCACGATCGTGCGGGCCTGCCCGAGCCGGCCGGTGCGCGCCATCATGATGGCCGCCGGACCGTTGGAGGGCACGTTGTAGAACGTCTCCCCGGTACGCCACGGCAGGACCCCGGTGAGGGAGTCGATGCCGTCGACGATGTTGTGCTCGAGGCGCGGCAGGACGGTCGGCATGGGCACCTGGCTGAGCGCCCCGGCGCGCCGCAGGGCGAGCGCGAGCCACGCCTTGTCGTCGTAGTAGCGGTTGGAGGTCAGCGGCCCGAGGTTGCGCAGACGGATGCCGTTGATCGTGTTCGCGACGATCCGGCGGCGCGCGCGGGTGGGGCGGCGCTTCGTGGCGTCGACGAGGCAGTCGAGGTAGTGCGCCTGCCACCAGTAGTGCCAGTGGTGGAGGAGCCGCTCCTTGGTGGTCGGCGGCCAGCTGACCACCGCCAGGTTGGTCCGCGGAATCCCCCAGACACGCGCCGAGTGGCGCTCGTTGATGGCGGCCTCCGCCAGGTCGGCGCGGTGCGCCCAGGTTTCCTGCACGTTCTTCCCGTCGCTCCGTAGCTTCCGTGTGTTACACCCCGTTGTGTCACACAAGGATAACGATTTCCTTGCGATTGCGTCACTACAAGGTCACCAGGCGTGACGCAGATCTCCATGCTGCCGGATCCAGGCGTGCATCGCTATGCCCGCCGCCACCCCCGCGTTGATCGACCGCGTCGACCCGAACTGGGCGATCGAGCACGTCATCAGCGCCCCCTCCGCCGCCTCCGGGGTGATGCCCGGCCCCTCCTGCCCGAACAGCAGCAGGCACTCCCGCGGCAGCTGGGCGGTCTCCAGCGGCACCGAACCGGGCGTGTTGTCGATGGCCACGACGGTCAGCCCCTGGTGCGCCGCCCACGCGAGCAACGAGTCCACGTCCGGGTGGTGCATGAGGTGCTGGTACCGGTCGGTGACCATCGCGCCCCGCCGATTCCAGCGCCGCCGCCCCACGATGTGCACCGTGTCCACCGCGAAGGCGTTGGCGGTACGCACGACGGTGCCGATGTTGGCGTCGTTCTCGAAGTTCTCGATCGCCACGTGCAGCGGGTGCCGCCGCGTGTCGATGTCCCGGACGATCGCCTCCCGCGTCCAGTAGCGGTAGGCGTCCACCACGTTGCGGCGGTCCCCCTCGGCGAGCAGCTCCGGGTCGTAGCGGTCAGCGTCGGGGCCGGTGGGCCACTCCCCCTCCCACGGGCCGACGCCATGCCGGCCCTCACCCCACTCGGTCGGCCCCTTCTCCACTCCGGGATCAGGCGAGACCAAGGTCATCCAGGCCCAGGAGGTAGCGGTACTCGAGACCCTCCGCACGGATGACCTCGTCGGCGCCGGTGGCACGGTCCACGACGGTGGCCACGCCGACGACCTCGGCGCCGAGCTCACGCAGCGCCGCCACGGCGGTCAGCGGGGAGTTGCCGGTGGTCGTGGTGTCCTCCACCACCAGCACCTTCTTGCCCACGACGTCCGGACCCTCCACGCGGCGCTGCATGCCGTGCTTCTTGGCCTCCTTGCGCACCACGAACGCGTCGATCGGACGGCCCTCAGCGTGCATCACGGCGGTGGCGACCGGGTCCGCGCCCAGGGTCAGACCACCGACGGAGACGTAGTCCCAGTCGGAGGTGAGCTGACGCAGCAGCGCACCGATGAGCCTCGACGCCTCGTTGTGCAGGGTCGCGCGGCGCAGGTCGACGTAGTAGTCCGCCTCCTTGCCCGACGACAGGGTCACCTTCCCGTGCACGATCGCCAGCTCCTTGACCAGTTCGGCCAGCTGTGCGAGCTGCGTCGCGTCGACATCAGTACGGCTCATGGGATTCTCCTTCAGGTACGGGGATCTACCCGAAACCTTAGTCGTCGAAGAGGGAGGAACCCCCACTGAGATCACGCGGCATCCGCGCGCCCCGGGGCCCCTCCTCCGGCTTCTCGACGCCGTCCGCGATCGCCTCCACCTCATCCGCACCGATGTCCCGCGGCTCGACGACGCCGCGAGCCACCGCCTGCCGACGACTCGGCAGGTCCAGCGGCTCCTCCGGCCGCTGCACGAGGGGACGCTCGCCGGCGTCGACGCCCTCGCGGGCCACCGCCAGCACCCCGAAACCGGGCTGCGGGGGTTCCGGCATCTGCCGGGTGGGGTCGAGGTCGTCGAGAAGCAGCGTCTGGGAGGCCGTGGCCTTCGGCGGCAGGGCGCGGGCGACGTCGGAGAGCATCGCCAGCGGCGCGAGCATCTGCTCCCAGTCGCCGCGGTGCGAACCCTTCGCCGTCTGCGCCAGCACCCAGTCGGACTCGATCCACACGGCGGTGACCACGTCCGGGAACACCTCGAAGGCGGTGGTGAAACGCTCGTCGACCAGCCGCTCCGCCACTCCCGTGTCGGTGGCGAGGACACGGAAGTCCCCCACCGTGAACGCCTCGATCAGGTCGTCCGAGGACTCCTGCTCGAGGGCGGCGATACGGCGGGCGTCGATGACCACGTCCGACCCCGCACCCCGGCGCATCGCCATGACGTTGACGCCGCCGAGATCCATGAGCAGCATCTCGTGGCCGTAGGCACGGCCGCTGACGATGTCGCGGGCCACCGCCCCGCTCGCCGCGGCACCGCGCGCCCATTCGTCGTTGAGCCAGTCATCCGTGCGGGCGAAACCGTAGCCCTTCTCCTCCGCCCAGGCGCGACGCTCGCGACGCAGCGCGCCGGGCAGGCTCAGCCCGTGGCGACGTTCCGGGGCGGGGGCCGGCGCAGGCTCCGGCTCGGGCACAGGGTCCGGGTCCTCCGCTTCCGGCTCCGGCTCCGGGGCGTCCGTCTCCTCGGGGGGCGGCGGGAGGTCGGTGTCCTCCGGCGCCCGGTCCTCCGTCACCGTCTGCTCCGTCTGCACCGCCTGCTCCTCCCCCTGCTCCGGCGCAGGGGCGACCCGCTGGCGGGCGTCGACACGCCACAGCACAGCCGCCGCACCAGCGGCGAGAGCAGCGAGGGCAAAGGCAATGGTGGACATCATCCTCGACAATAGTTGCCCGCGGGCGTTTTCCTCAGAAGCCCCGCTGGACCGGGTTCCCCGGATCGGCCGACCACTGGGACCAGCCGCCGACGTAGTGCGTCGCACAGCCCAGTCCGGCGTACTCCATCGCGGCGATCGCCAGGGCGGAGTGGTTGCCGGAACCGGAGTAAACGATCACCCGCTCCGGGGAGGTGATTCCCTCCCGCGCGAAACGCTCCCGGATCTCCTCCGGGGCGCGGACCGTCCAGTCCTCGTTGAGCAGATCGCGGACCGGGATGTTCACCGCGCCCGGGATGTGCCCCGCCTTGAGGTCGAGGAACTCACGCTGTCCCGCGAAGCGGCGGGCGTCGCGGGTGTCCACGAGGACGCCCCCGGAGGCGATGTGGTCACGGACGTCGTCGATCTCGGCGACAGGCAGCTGCCCCGCCCGGACCCGCCCACCGATGGCGGTGGCGAAGTTGCCCGGACCGCCGACGATGGGGAAACCCAGCTGGTCCCAGAGACGGAGACCACCGTCGAGGATCTGCACGTCCGCGATGCCCGCCCACCGCAGGATCCACCACGCACGGGCCGCCATGAGTCCCCGGCCCTCGTCGTAGACCACGACGCGGCTGTCCTCGTCGAGGCCCCAGCACCCGAACCAGTCCTGCAGGTGGTGGGGCTCCGGGAGGGGGTTGCGTCCCTCGGCGGAGCTCGGGATGCCGGCCAGCGCGTAGGGCGGGTCGCAGAACAGGGCGGTCGGCATGTGCTCCGACTCGTACTTCTTGTAGCCGCCGCCGTTGCCCGGGGCCCAGTAGGAGGCGAGGACCGTCTGCGGCTGACCGTGCCAGATGTCGTCGCGCAGTGACTCCGCGCTCACGAAGGTGCTCATGTGTCCCGATGGTAGGTGCTGCCGGACGGAGAGCCGGCCGTCCTCCCGCGGGCGGGTGTAGGCCACCGCGCCCATCGCCGGGGACAGGACTCCAGACGCGCACCCGTCGGCGAGGATGAGCGCGACCGTGGTGGATGCGTCGCCGTTCATGGGACCAGCGTACGGACGCCGGTAGCATGGCGACATGAAAACGACAGACACCATCCGCGACCTCATCGGCCGCGTCGAGCACTCCCTGTCACAGCTCCGCGACCTGTCGCCGCAGGAGCTCAACACCCACCCCGGCGGGCACCCCAACTCCCCCGCCTGGCTGCTCTGGCACGTCGGCCGGGAACTCGACATGCAGCTCGCGCACATCTCCGGCGGCGAGGAGGTGTGGGCCCGCCACCGCGACCGTTTCAACCTCGGGGACATCGGCGACACCCTCGGGTACGGCCACACCCCCGAGGAGGCCCGCTCCGTGCTTCTCGACGACCACACGCTCCTCCGCGCCTACATCCGCGAGGCGCTCAGCGCCGTCGCCGCGCACGCCGCGCGGGTCACCGACTGGGGCGAGGTCGTCGACACGTACGACGGGGAGCCGGTCACCCGCCAGGTGCGCGTGACGTCCCTGCTTCTCGACGCCCTCGAGCATCTCGCCCAGGTCCACTACATCGCCGGCATGCCGTCAATGGTTCCGTAGGGCCTCGATGAGCTCGGCCTTCCGCATGCCGGAACGTCCCTCGATGTCGAGCTCGGCGGCGCGTTTCCGCAGCTCCTCGACGGTCCAGTCCTCGTAGCTGCCGGCCTCACCCCCTTTTCGGCCCACCTCCTCCCGGGAGGTGTTCGCCGCCGCGTTGGCGATCCGGGCGGCCTTCTCCTGGCTCGCGCCGTCCGCGCGCAGCGCCTCGTAGAGTTCACGGTCCTTGATCGGGTCCTGTGCCATGGGCCCCAGCGTAGCGACTGTCCCCCGGGCGTGCGCTACGATAGTTGCGTAAAAGCAATTTCTGCTGCACTCCGGGAGGTGTGCCGTGCGCCTGCAGAACCCGTTCGCCGTCCTGAGCACCACCGGCCTCGACTCCCAGGTCCTCCAGGTGACCGCGGGTACCGAGCAGCTGTTGTCCGCCACCCAGATCTCCGAGCTGCTCCCCGAGGGAGGCACCCGGCAGGGCGTGCAGAAGGCTCTCGACCGCCTCGTCGACCAGGGCATCATCACGGAGACGACGGTCGGCCGGTCACGGGCCTACACCCTCAACCGCCACCACCTGCTCGCCGACGCCGTCCTGAGCATCCACCGCACCCGCTCGACCCTGCTGACCAGGACAGCCGCCGCGGTCGCCGCCTGGCCCGTCGCCCCCACCACCGTCACCCTCTTCGGTTCCGCGGCCCGGGACGACATGCGCACAGACAGCGACATCGACCTGCTCATAGTCCTGCCCGACGACGCCGACCATGAGGCAACGGACCAGCAGGTGCACGACCTCGCCACCGCGATGTCCCTCTGGACAGGCAACGACGTCCGCCCCCTGGTCTACCGCGAGTCGGAGGTGTCCCCCACCCCGGTCTTCGATGAGATCCTGCGCGACGGCATCCCCGTGGCCGGCGACCGGTCCTGGTTGCGGAGACATCTCCGCGCCACCTCATAGCGACGCCGCCCGCTCCCCGGGGTGGGGAACGGGCGGCGTCGATAAGCGGGGGTCTAGCCGCGGGAGACGTCCAGCGACTCGCCGCCCTCGGCGACGTCCACGCGGACGGTGTCGCCGTCGCGGATCTCGCCGGCCAGCAGCTCCTTGGCCAGGCGGTCACCGATCGCCTGCTGGATCAGGCGACGCAGCGGACGGGCGCCGTAGGCCGGGTCGTAGCCGCGCTCGCCGAGCCAGGACTTCGCCGCATCGGAGACCTCCAGCACCAGGCGGCGGCCCGACAGGCGGGCGGCCAGCTGGCCGATCTGGATGTCGACGATGTGGGTCAGCTGCTCCTGGGACAGCGGGTCGAAGATGACCACGTCGTCGAGGCGGTTGATGAACTCCGGCTTGAACGTCCGCTTCACGGCCTCCATCATCTGCTCGCGGGTGCCACCGGCACCCAGGTTCGAGGTGAGGATGAGGATCGTGTTGCGGAAATCGACCGTGCGGCCCTGGCCATCGGTGAGACGACCCTCGTCGAGGACCTGCAGCAGCACGTCGAAGACGTCCGGGTGGGCCTTCTCGACCTCGTCGAAGAGCACGACGGTGTACGGGCGACGGCGGACGGCCTCGGTGAGCTGACCGCCGGCGTCGTAGCCGACGTACCCCGGAGGGGCACCGACGAGACGGGCGACGGAGTGCTTCTCGCCGTACTCGGACATGTCGATGCGGACCATGGCACGCTCGTCGTCGAAGAGGAACTCCGCCAGCGACTTCGCCAGCTCGGTCTTGCCCACACCGGTCGGACCGAGGAAGAGGAAGGAACCGGTCGGACGGTTCGGGTCGGCGACGCCGGCCCGGGCGCGACGGGTCGCGTCGGAGACGGCCTGCACGGCCTCCTCCTGTCCGACGACACGGTTGCCCAGCACCTTCTCCATGGCCAGCAGCTTCTCGGTCTCACCGGCGAGCATCTTGCCCGCCGGGATACCGGTCCACGCGGAGACGACCTCGGCGATGGTGTCCGGGGTGACCTCCTCGCTGAGCATGGCGTTGTTGGCGCCGTCCGCCACCGCGGCCTCCGCCTCGGCGACCTCCTTCTCCAGCTCCGGGATCCGGCCGTAGCGCAGCTCGGCGACCTTGCCGTAGTCGCCGTCACGCTCCGCGATCTCGGACTCCTGGCGCAGCTTCTCCAGTTCCTCCTTCGCACCGCGCACCTTGTCGATGCTCGTCTTCTCGTTCATCCAGCGGGCCTTGAGCTCGCCGAGCTTCTCGCGCTCGTCCGCCAGCTCGGACTGGAGCTTGGTCAGACGCTCACGGGAGGCGGCGTCGGTCTCCTTCTGCAGGGCGACCTCCTCGATCTCGAGGCGGCGCACGATGCGCTCGAGCTCGTCGATCTCCTGCGGCGAGGAGTCGATCTCCATGCGCAGGCGGGAGGCGGCCTCGTCGACCAGGTCGATGGCCTTGTCCGGCAGGAAACGGTTGGTGATGTACCGGTCGGACAGGGTGGCGGCCGCGACCAGCGCGGAGTCCTGGATGCGGACACCGTGGTGGACCTCGTAACGCTCCTTCAGGCCACGGAGGATGCCGACGGCGTCCTCCACCGAGGGCTCACCGACGTAGACCTGCTGGAAACGACGCTCCAGCGCGGCGTCCTTCTCGATGTACTTGCGGTACTCGTCGAGCGTGGTGGCACCGACCAGGCGCAGCTCACCGCGGGCGAGCATCGGCTTGATCATGTTGCCGGCGTCCATGGCGGACTCACCGGTGGCACCGGCGCCGACGATGGTGTGCAGCTCGTCGATGAACGTGACGATCTGGCCGTTGGAGTTCTTGATCTCGTCGAGAACCGCCTTGAGGCGCTCCTCGAACTCGCCGCGGTACTTCGCGCCGGCCACCATCGAACCCAGGT of the Corynebacterium humireducens NBRC 106098 = DSM 45392 genome contains:
- a CDS encoding PRC-barrel domain-containing protein, which codes for MNRNIADLVNATAYDRDGEKLGSVKEVYINDSTGQPDFVEVGHGLFGMSSSIVPLRGHRLDGENLQLAFSKEHIKDAPDIDDDAHLSEEDHATIYRHFGLDGTPDSEVYERHVFEDDYAGDRFDHDRDLERDLRDAERHDLHDAELRGTDRDVPVTPPAPGTDVHGFGDYNRETDAPADRLRAESDRELGLDRTPEDRAARGTSAYGMSDEPREQYRDYETAERDYAKETRAHQNDDADRGRAEAEHDAREQRGVRLRRYRVQPVDDRVDPPMREQHDPRDLGNVDADGRPLDEGDEHIPRSRF
- a CDS encoding PRC-barrel domain-containing protein, coding for MNRRIADLAAATAYDREGEKLGSVTEVYINDTTGQPDFVEVAHGLFGMDSSIVPLRGHRLDGEDLHLAFTRDRIKDAPDIDDEAHLSDEEQERFICHFGLAGTTGSEAYEAFDFPSTLAPGVAVHGFGDYNPVADASADRMRADSDHKLGLDLTPEDRAARGTSAHGMSDEPREQYRDYETAERKYAKEARAHQNDDADRGRAEAARDKERRGARLLRFRNRGAEAS
- a CDS encoding FUSC family protein; this encodes MAKLRIGTLERLRQLEGSLESRALRVRKRFFRIVQVAVAAGVSFWVAQSLIGHPVPFFAPITVIIILGLTGGDRIRRALELSFGVVVGVGLGDLLVHYTPDGLWKIPLIVGISLLVASFLSKSPLVSNQAAIGSILIATILPPGTEGGGPDRMLDAFVGAAIGLLTIALLPSSPVNSGREEVSKLLGIGSSVLDDVALALDTRDADALDQALEAVHDTQADINNMLSAAEVGRELTLLSPLLWGSRRRVRSLERILPAVESMIRNSRVLARRAQVLCRDRDTASTRLVNIVDELADVAASLSDVFDVRTPSNEAQDIPDLVRRLQVIGSRTGIDAVSEGAVLSEYVILAQARSITVDLLEVCGWSRESATSALAPTSQTPGYPPEMWPGIGDQ
- the fbaA gene encoding class II fructose-bisphosphate aldolase — encoded protein: MPIATPEIYNEMLDRAKEGGYAFPAINCTSSETINAALRGFAEAESDGIIQFSTGGAEFGSGLSVKNKVAGAVALASFAHEAAKHYGVNVALHTDHCQKEVLDEFVRPLLAISQERVDAGELPLFQSHMWDGSAVPIDENLEIAKELLEKSRKANIILEIEIGVVGGEEDGVEAKAGANLYTTEEDFEKTIDAIGTGENGRYLLAATFGNVHGVYKPGNVKLRPEVLLEGQKVARRKLGLGDDALPFDFVFHGGSGSEKEKIEEALRYGTIKMNVDTDTQYAFTRPIVTHMFQNYDGVLKIDGEVGNKKAYDPRSYLKKAEQSMAERVIEACQDLHSVGKTVK
- a CDS encoding glycoside hydrolase family 76 protein translates to MQETWAHRADLAEAAINERHSARVWGIPRTNLAVVSWPPTTKERLLHHWHYWWQAHYLDCLVDATKRRPTRARRRIVANTINGIRLRNLGPLTSNRYYDDKAWLALALRRAGALSQVPMPTVLPRLEHNIVDGIDSLTGVLPWRTGETFYNVPSNGPAAIMMARTGRLGQARTIVEWIHGNLINDDGLVMDGIRMRMHGPELVENLHPYCQGVTLGANLEIALALREKAGFAHADGILDMADADAVDEAMPYITRIRSLVQAVAVHMATPAGIIDWQTGDGDGGLFKGILARYLADVAVRLPSDNAANRAAKKIAARLVLSSAESVWNRRLEVDGLPVFATDWTADARLPHNFGLAPSSLPEALGVLRIDERDLSVQLSGWMLLEAAARVSTYAETQRS
- a CDS encoding TrmH family RNA methyltransferase yields the protein MTLVSPDPGVEKGPTEWGEGRHGVGPWEGEWPTGPDADRYDPELLAEGDRRNVVDAYRYWTREAIVRDIDTRRHPLHVAIENFENDANIGTVVRTANAFAVDTVHIVGRRRWNRRGAMVTDRYQHLMHHPDVDSLLAWAAHQGLTVVAIDNTPGSVPLETAQLPRECLLLFGQEGPGITPEAAEGALMTCSIAQFGSTRSINAGVAAGIAMHAWIRQHGDLRHAW